In the genome of Zobellia nedashkovskayae, the window AGCGTCTTTGATTTCACCAGAGGTAATCATATTCATAGCTACGTCAAACGGATATTCAAGAACCTCAATGTTCTCGGTCTCGTCTTCTGCGCCACCACCATCTCCAATTTTCATTTTTTCCTCATAGGCACCCACAAAGAAATGAAGTATCTCCGTAACCGAACCTGGTGACATATACGATTCAAACACTTTTTTGACGTTTTCTATCTTGTAACCAGTTTCTTCTTCCACTTCTTTTCTGATGCAATCTTCAGGGTTATCACCATCTAAAAGACCAGCACAGACTTCTATCATCATGCCACTAGGATTACCATTTATATAGGTAGGCATGCGAAATTGTTTTGTTAACACCACCGTACCCTTTTTCTGAT includes:
- the nudK gene encoding GDP-mannose pyrophosphatase NudK yields the protein MKNGTIKNIKKEVLSDNWYTLNKYVYEYQKEDGSWETQQREAYDRGNGAAILLYNQKKGTVVLTKQFRMPTYINGNPSGMMIEVCAGLLDGDNPEDCIRKEVEEETGYKIENVKKVFESYMSPGSVTEILHFFVGAYEEKMKIGDGGGAEDETENIEVLEYPFDVAMNMITSGEIKDAKTILLLQYAAVHKLLD